GAGGCTATTTTTGCTGTGTCACCACCACCGTGTTATAGCATTCCTGCTAGCATGGCTGCCTGCAGCGTTGCCTCCAGGCCTCTCCTAGTTGAACTGGGGCTTATAAGGACAGAACAAGTCAGACTCAgacacagttttctttcttttcttttcttttctttctttcttttttttttttttaggtttttcaagacagggtttctctgtgtagccctggctgtcctggaactcagaaatccgcctgcctctgcctcccaagtgctgggattaaaggcgtgcgccaccacgcccggctagacaCAGTTTTCTTAACCTAGCTACCTCGTGCTGATCCTTGGGCACAGGATCTTTGTGTGTATGGTAAGCCCTTCTTGTCTGCTGTTCAAATCCAGATGGAGTGAGAACAACCTTTATTGGGGTCAGGAACAAAGTGCCTATGGCAACCTTTCATCACTGGCCCACAAGCAAGAAACTTAAAAGGGAAAACGAGGCAGCAAATAGCGCCTCCACGTGTCACTTATGTCCACGTTGGCTTTCCTCGATCAGGCTGATGGTCCTGTCCCTCTTCTGCTCCTACAGTTTGACAAGATGTCTGTAAAAGAAGGCGCTCAGCGCAAGTGGGCCGCGCTGAAGGAGAAGCTGGGGCCGCAGGACTCAGACCCCACGGAGGCCAACCTGGAGAGCGCCGAGCCTGAGCTGTGCATCCGGCTGCTGCAGATGCCCTCGGTGGTCAACTACTCGGGCCTGCGCAAGCGCCTGGAGAGCAGCGATGGCGGCTGGATGGTGCAGTTCCTGGAGCAGAGCGGCCTGGATCTGCTGCTGGAGGCGCTGGCACGGCTGTCAGGGCGTGGTGTGGCCCGCATCTCGGATGCCCTGCTGCAGCTCACCTGCATCAGCTGTGTGCGTGCGGTCATGAATTCACAGCAGGGCATCGAATACATCCTCAGCAACCAGGGTTATGTGCGCCAGCTCTCCCAGGGTGAGCTGTGGGCTGTTGTGTGAGGGCAGGGGGACCTGAGGGCTTATCAGGGCCCTGGTACAAAGAACAGGTCCCCACATACACTCTGCCTGTCTCCAAGCCCTGTAACAGCTCAGCCACAGTACTCCAGGCATGGCCTATACTGCTGATGATACAGCCCACGGCCTTCCCAAACCTTCCCTGGTCACCATCTCTCTGTACCCAGTAGGTCACCCCTGGCCacacctcctgcttctgcctctgaataGCTCAAGAGCAGTTTCTGGCTTATTGTAACACCTTGGCTGTGTGAAGAAAAGCAAGGTGGATAGCGATCTTCATGTGTCCCTCAGTGGAAGCAACTAGGTCCCACAGGGACTCCAAGACCTAGGAAGCAGTGGTCAGTGGGATGGGGTCTGTGTGAGAGATGGAACCAGAGGCTGCCAGTATGTCTAACCCAGGACCCACACCCATTGTAGTCTGTCTCCCTAGCCTGGATCCGATCGCACCCCTCCATCAAGTCCCACATCACAGCCAGATGTGAGGCACCCCCAAAACTTGCCTAGCTTAGGATGGAGAAGACTGGAGCTCATAGGGGCAAGAAGGCATTGCAGGCTGTCAGGAACACAGTTACTGTcaagtttggaaaaaaaatgagcctAGAGCCACCTACAGGAGCTGGACTGGGCTGGGCCAGGCTCTATAgaccccaggttcctgcccctgccttcaaGCCCTTTCCTGAAAGGGCTTGCCTTGGCCCGAGAGGAGAAGTCAGGGTACTGGGAAAGATCAGTATGGCAAAGCTGGGCCTGGAAGTTTAGCTGGAGTTGTCACCCTAGGCTCTAGCCCTGCATTCAGATCACAGGTGTGTTAAAGACAGATGGAGGAGACAGGACAGTGGGCTTCCTGAGACGTTTCTGACCCTCCACAGCCCTGGACACCTCCAATGTAATGGTCAAGAAGCAGGTGTTTGAATTGCTGGCTGCTCTGTGCATCTATTCGCCTGAGGGCCACGCACTGACGCTCGATGCCCTGGACCATTACAAGGTAAGTAGGGGGCACCCAGGCCAGCAGACAGAGTCTCCTGCTGGGGCAGACCCTGACCCCACCCAACCTGCAGATGGTGTGCAGCCAGCAGTACCGCTTCAGCGTCATCATGAATGAGCTCTCGGACAGTGACAACGTGCCCTATGTGGTCACCCTGCTCAGTGTGATCAACGCTATCATTCTGGGTCCTGAGGACCTCCGCACTCGTGCCCAGCTGCGGAGTGAGTTCATAGGTGAGTGCCTCTGCCTGCTAGCAGGGCTTCTAGAAGATCTCCAAAGTGCCTCCAGCTCGGTCTGTGCCATACCCCCTGGGGATATAAGACTACAGCAAGTCCTTCCCTTACCCCACATCCCCTAGGCCCCCAGGGGAAGGCACTGTTCCAAGGTCTGGGTGCCTCCCACCACCACTGGCTCCTGTGGTAGATAGAGCGTCAGCCCCAGGGGTTCTGTTTTGCAACTGTGTGGGTCTTAGGATCAGACAGGGGACCTGGTCCTAATTTTAGCTCTGTTCCTTCAAGGAATGGCCACTGAACAAGCACTACCCTGTGTCTAGACCTTGTCCCCTTTTGGAATTTTAAGACTCCATGATGGtcttgaggggaaaggggggtaAAGGAGAGTGAAGCCCCATGTGACTTTCtaaccccatccatccatccatccatccatcccaggGCTACAGCTGCTGGATATTCTGACCCGGCTACGGTGAGTCCCTGCTGTGGCTGGTTCTGCCAGCTGCTCCCTCCCAGTCCTTCCTTGGGGTTCCTGCCACCTGGCCCAGATCTCCAGGCTGTATCTCCAGATGGGCTGAGAGATTGCTTCCAGGAGTGAACCTAGGACGCAGGCTAGACGCCTTCCTGGGCATTGCCTGTTGGAGCCATATGGCCAGGTTAGCTCAGGGCTTCCCATTCACTCAGGATTCGGATACGCAGCATGTCGTTGCTATAGTGTAGTACATACTTCTGATGGTTGCCCCCCTTGCTCTGGAGCTCTGGTATAGCACAGCCTGGCATCTGTCTGCTGACCCTGGCATCTCCAAAGGGAGTCCATCCAGTTGGGAGCCCAGTCCTGACTATAGTCAAGTCAGAGCCCACTGGGGACTCTTTACTTCCAGGAGGTCAGCGTGGGCAGCCTTACTGACTCCACTGTTGTGGAAGTAGCCCAGTTGCAAAGCTCTGGGACCCATCTCCAGGGGGACAGCGAAGGGGCCAGTTGTTGGACAGGCAGAGATGGTGGTGTCAGCACCTGGTCCCAGTTTACACTCCTGACATCTGACTCAGGCTAAGCCCCTCCCCTCTCATGTTTCATGGTGGCCCAACCACATCCTGCATCCATCATGAGAAtctaccccaccccatctctggaGATGCCCAGGTGTTCTCTGGGCAGCCTGGTCGGGTGGGAGGCTCAGACCCGTGAATTACCACTCCAACTGCCATTCAGGCTGCAGAGCCTCAGGCTAGCCACAGAGTCAGTCGACCTGGGCCTGCTAGGTCCAGAGTGCTCACGTGGGCTGTGCGCAGGCTGGATCTATGGGTAGGGATTCCAGCGAGACAGCTGCTCAGCCGATTATCCTTCCCCCTTAGAGACTTGGAGGATGCGGATCTGCTGATCCAGCTGGAAGCCTTTGAAGAGGCCAAAGCGGAGGATGAGGAGGAACTTCAGCGTATTAGTGACGGGATCAACATGAACAGCCACCAGGAAGTCTTTGCCTCCCTGTTCCACAAGGTGGGGCTTGGCTATCTAGGGCCAGGGCCTCTGCTTGGGTCAGCCCCATGATGGCTGGGGCAGCAGCACAGAGCTGGTACCACAAGGCAGAGGCTGGGTTGTCCTGGGGAAGTGGTTCTGATGCAGGTCCCGGGACAAGCTTCCAAAGATCAAAGCTATCCGAGTTGGCACGGGGACTTCAGAGAGCTCTGAGGCCTCATGAGGAGTGTTCAGTAGACTGAATCTTCCTGACCCTCAGTCTCAGAATGCAGCAGCTGTCATCTCGGGGTGACAATAATAAGTAGAGACCAGGGGTGCCATTTAATGTCTCATAGCATGTCTCAGTGCCACCAGTAATCCTGCCACTGAGTCATTCATCACCAGGGCTTTAGTGAGGTGACAGGGCTATAGGACAGGCTGCCCCTGGCACATGAGAGGATAGCCATTTGTCCCTTTTGGTCAATTCAGGTGAGCTGTTCCCCAGCGTCGGCCCAGCTGCTGTCAGTACTGCAGGGTCTCATGCACCTGGAGCCTGCTGGCCGCTCAGGCCAACTGCTCTGGGAGGCCCTGGAGAACCTGGTGAACCGAGCTGTGCTCCTGGCCAGTGATGGTGAGAAGCCGGGAGGACCGAGGCGTGCCACGGGGCACAGCCCGGCGTGAAGACCCCTGAGGTCTTTGGCGATGTGGGGAGGCCGCGTGGGAGGTGGCCACCCTTTGCCTCGTTTCCGTCTCTGGCCCTCTCCTTTGACACTGCACTCTTCCCTCCTTCAGCCCAGGCTTGCACCCTGGAGGAGGTGGTCGAACGACTGCTGTCCATCAAAGGGCGGCCCCGACCAAGCCCCCTGGACAAGGCCCACAAGAGTGTCCAGACCAACTCAGTCCAGAATCAGGGCAGTTCCTCCCAAAACACTACTACTCCCACAACTAAAGCGCAAGGCCAGCAGCCAGGAGTGGCTTCTCCCTGCCAACATGTGGGCAGCATCCAGAGCTCCAGTGTTGACATAGCTCCACAGCCAGTAGCCCTTGAGCAGTGCATAGCAGCCTCGGCTCTACCTGCCCCACCATTCTCCAGCTCCACCCCTGTGCTCCCTCCACCCCCNCCCCCCCTGCCAGGCCCAGGGACCacatctccccctcctcccccacccttgcCTCCCCCTTTGCCAGGCTCAGGGGCCACCTCTCCCCCNNNNNNNNNNNNNNNNNNNNNNNNNNNN
Above is a genomic segment from Mus pahari chromosome 7, PAHARI_EIJ_v1.1, whole genome shotgun sequence containing:
- the LOC110324400 gene encoding inverted formin-2-like, whose product is MSVKEGAQRKWAALKEKLGPQDSDPTEANLESAEPELCIRLLQMPSVVNYSGLRKRLESSDGGWMVQFLEQSGLDLLLEALARLSGRGVARISDALLQLTCISCVRAVMNSQQGIEYILSNQGYVRQLSQALDTSNVMVKKQVFELLAALCIYSPEGHALTLDALDHYKMVCSQQYRFSVIMNELSDSDNVPYVVTLLSVINAIILGPEDLRTRAQLRSEFIGLQLLDILTRLR